The Capricornis sumatraensis isolate serow.1 chromosome 20, serow.2, whole genome shotgun sequence genome contains the following window.
gctcagatcctttgcccattttaaaattgggttgtctttttttttattgagctataagGCCTCTTTATATGTTGTGGATACAAATTTTTTagatatgatttgcaaatttttttttcccattagcagatagtcttttcactttcatcttaggGTCCTTGGACGCACAAGAGTTTTTAATTCTGATGAAGCTCAAGTTGtctgttgtctttttttccttttgtcgtTTGTGCCTCCTGACCCATAGGTGACCTGAGAGCCCTGGATCATCTCTCCAAGCTGACTCCATACAGATCAGCAGTTACCATtcagtctttttttaatttaaatttttattgcattatagttgacacaatattgtgttagtttcaggtatacagcaaagtggttcagttatatatgtatactttttctggttcttttccattgtaggttattacaagatattgaatatagttccctgtgctatacagtaggtccttgtttatctcttttatatatagtagtatgtatctgttaatcccaaactccaattTTATCCACTCCCCAACCCTCACCCCATCTCcactcctttcccttttggtaaccataagtttgctttctttgTGACTGCTTAGTCTTTTATGAGTCTGGACTCTGGATATGGACTGCTAGCACTCAAACCCCAGCTTATTCagccatgaccttgggcaagttaaatGTTCTgtacctgtttcctcatctgtaaaacggcgATGATGTTTATGCTGCTGAGGTTCAAATATCTAAATTCATGTGACGTGCTCACAACACTGGCTCTAATAACTGTAGTGCTTGTAACACAGTACTGCTGCTACCACTATCGTTGTGTTGTTGTTGATACACAAATATCTCCTATAGTATTACCATCAGTGTTGTCGATTATGATTTTCCACCCATTTGCCAGATGAGGCCACTAAGGCCCAGTAAGTATCCCTGGCCAgtgagccccgccccgcccccattCCTGGCACTCTTGACGTGGCTGCCCGTTTCTTGTCCCCGCAGGTTCGGGGCGCCCGCCCCCTGCTAGGCCAAGTGGAGGGGGTGTCCCCGCCCAATGGGCCTGGCCAGGGCCCTGCGCCGCCTCAGCGGCGCCCTGGAGTCTGGAGACGACAGGGCGGGCGATGAGGAGGAAGCCGGGCCGGGGCTGTGCCACAACGGGTGGGCGCCAGCGCAGTCGCCCGTGGGGCGGCGCCGCGGGCGCTTCGTCAAGAAGGACGGGCATTGCAACGTGCGCTTCGTGAACCTGGGCGGCCAGGGCGCGCGCTACCTGAGCGACCTGTTCACCACGTGCGTGGACGTGCGCTGGCGCTGGATGTGCCTGCTCTTCTCCTGCTCCTTCCTCGCCTCCTGGCTGCTCTTTGGCCTGGCCTTCTGGCTCATCGCCTCCCTGCACGGCGACCTGACtgccccgccgccgcccgcaccCTGCTTCTCGCAGGTGGCCAGCTTCCTGGCCGCCTTCCTCTTCGCGCTGGAGACTCAGACGTCCATCGGCTACGGCGTGCGCAGCGTCACCGAGGAGTGCCCGGCCGCTGTGGCCGCCGTGGTGCTCCAGTGCATCGCCGGCTGCGTGCTGGACGCCTTCGTCGTGGGCGCCGTCATGGCCAAGATGGCCAAGCCCAAGAAGCGCAACGAGACGCTGGTCTTCAGCGAGAACGCCGTCGTGGCGCTGCGCGACCGCCGCCTCTGCCTCATGTGGCGCGTCGGCAACCTGCGCCGCAGTCATCTCGTCGAGGCCCACGTGCGGGCCCAGCTGCTGCAGGTGCGAGTCGGCCCCGTGGCAGGCCACGCCCCCTGGTGGGCGGGCCCCTCCGCGAGGTCTGGGAGTGGGAGCCGCAGGGGGTGGTGGGAGTTGTAGGTCTACCGAGCAAGTGTGCGTGGAGCCTGGAAGGGACTTGGACTACAATTCCCAGCAGTCTCTCGGGCAGGACACTTGCCTTACCTTGAGGGCTGAGGATGGTTTCCAAAGCTCTGTGGGAAATGTAAACCCAAGAGAAAGGTCTCTGCTCATTTCTTCCTGGAAGCCTAGACTTGAGACAGATTTTGAGACTTAGAGTCCCCTGGGACTTGCTTCCCCCGTGGAGTTGTGGGAAATGCAGGCCTGCGAGGTCCACTTCTGATAGTTCACTTCTTGAACGACAATTCCCAGAAGGCTCTGGGGGCAGGGAAAGCGCCCACCCAGGTTGGTCTGAAGAGGCGTTGTAATTTTGCTGGTGGTGTAAACCACGGCTCAGGTTTACGATCCCCAGCCAGTGTTGTGGTACAGAGAGACGCCTGTGACGGAGGTCAGGCTCCTACGGGCTTGTGGGAGATGCGGGCCTGAGGATGGGGTGCTACTCACACCTGCAGAGCCAGGGAAGATAATTCTCCGTGGCCTCTCGGTGTGTGGTCCTGTAGCATTTGTGGGAGCCTTCATTTTCCACCTCTGGGGCCCAGACTTTCCCACCAGCTTCTTGCTCAGAGAAGTACAGGGCAGGGGGTTGGGAAACTCTAATGTTAGCCtctcagcaaaaaacaaaaacaaaactacaattcCCATTGGCCCCTGGGGCAATGGCTCTCTCTGGCACTCTGATGAAAGAGCCTTAGTGTTTCTAGAATTGTGGTCAAACTCCCCAAACAAATTCTGGGGCAGTAGCAGCTCCTGCCCCAGTAAAGACCCTTAAGTTGAATGCAGGATTGGGGCTGGACTTGGATGAGAAGAGGACAGGGTTGTGGTGGGAACTACAACTCCCAGCAGCCTCTAGGGATTCATGTAGACTTTGGCAAGAGAGTGGAGCCCCATTCTCCACTTCTCTCTCCTGCTTGACTGAAATCCAGAGATTCATGACCAGGAGGGACACTGTCTCTCCCAGAAGTCTGTAGGGCATTGGCAGGACTTGATAGGTGGGTATGGAACCAATGGGTAGGTGCGGTGAAACTGCCGATACCTGGTTTGGGGTTAGGCATCCACCCCACAGAAATATACAGGCACACAAGGGGATGGAGGTAGTTGGGTTGAGGGGTGGGCAAGAGAATATCCCAGGGACTAGACTGAGGCAATGGTGAAACAGGCAGAACATAAGCATAGCTTCTGTTGGACTTAGATTGTCATTCTGGTTTATCTTTCTCTGGCCATATAATGAAAGCCATTTTTCtatccctctcctccttctccaaTTGCTTTCGGATGTGATTCTTATTGTCTGTTGTCTCTTTAACTGTTTCTGTCTTGCTGATTTCTGTGGCTCTGTGCCAATGTCACTCTGTCActatctttttctctcccttgtcTTTCTCGAATTTCCTTTCCCAAACCCTCTCTGAGTCTCTGTCTACCCTCCCCCCTTTCTCTGGGTTTCCGTCCTCACCTTCCTGGACCCCCATCTTCCTCTCTCTGGGTCTGTGTCCTCCTTTTTCTCCATCACCATCCCTCTCTCTCTGGGTCCATGTTCTCTCTGCACCCCTACCCCTACTGGTCTCTGCCCTCCTCTTCTTCTGCACTTCTATCCCCTCCTCTTGCTATCTCTATCTCCATTCATCTCTCTGCTTCCTGCTGTCTTTGGCCACCTGCCTTTTGCTGCAGCCTCGAGTGACCCCGGAGGGTGAGTACatacctctggaccaccaggatgtGGACGTGGGCTTTGATGGTGGCACTGATCGCATCTTCCTTGTGTCTCCCATCACCATCGTGCACGAGATTGACTCCGCCAGTCCTCTGTATGAACTAGGACGGGCTGAGCTGGCCCGGGCTGACTTTGAGCTGGTGGTCATTCTCGAGGGCATGGTCGAGGCCACAGCTATGACCACACAGTGTCGCTCTTCCTACCTCCCTGGTGAGCTGCTCTGGGGCCATCGTTTCGAGCCAGTCCTCTTCCAGCGTGGCTCCCAGTACGAGGTCGACTATCGCCACTTCCATCGCACTTATGAGGTCCCAGGGACGCCTGTCTGTAGCGCCAAGGAGCTGGATGAACGGGCAGAGCGTGCGTCCCAGAGCCCCAAGTCTGGCTTCCCTAGCTCTCTGGCAGCATTCTGCTATGAGAATGAACTCGCTCTGAGCTGCTGCCAGGAAGAAGATGAGGAAGAGGAGGCCACAGAGGGGGATGGGGCAGAGGCAGAGGACAAGGCTGCCAGCCCCCAAGTTCTCACACCAACCCTGGCGCTGACCTTGCCCCCGTGACGCAAGCTGGCATCCCCTTATTTGCACCCCTTTCCCAGAGGTAGCAAGATGGAGAGTTTGGGCCCTCTCCTGGGGTGAAGGCAGGTGTTTCCTAAGACCAACAAGCCTGCTGAGTAAATTATTAGCTGGTGATGTTCTGCCATGCCTAGTGGACCCACCATGAACATACTGGAGGGACCTTAATTCCTCTGAATTCTGTGCTCCCTCCTGAGACCCACTTGTCATTCCAATTCCTGAGACTCGCTAGAGATAAGGGACCCAGAATTCTGGACCCCTCAAGAGGCAAGGACTGGTGATTCTAGATTCCTCTAGATGGCTGGTTTGATTTGTTAAGCAGGATCATGAAATGAAGTATAGACTGCCTCCAGGGGAGGAAGTCAGCTGTTCTCAAGTAGCAACAGAGATCCAGAATTCATTGGCCTGAACTGACTTTAGATTCAAGGGACTGTTGCTTCTCGACTCAGTTGACTCCATCGCAAATCACTTTTTCTAGATGACCTAAGGAGGGGAAGTTATGGGATGCTCCCAAGAGTTTAAGACTATACTGATTGATCAATGACAAAGACTGTTGATTTTAAGTC
Protein-coding sequences here:
- the KCNJ14 gene encoding ATP-sensitive inward rectifier potassium channel 14; its protein translation is MGLARALRRLSGALESGDDRAGDEEEAGPGLCHNGWAPAQSPVGRRRGRFVKKDGHCNVRFVNLGGQGARYLSDLFTTCVDVRWRWMCLLFSCSFLASWLLFGLAFWLIASLHGDLTAPPPPAPCFSQVASFLAAFLFALETQTSIGYGVRSVTEECPAAVAAVVLQCIAGCVLDAFVVGAVMAKMAKPKKRNETLVFSENAVVALRDRRLCLMWRVGNLRRSHLVEAHVRAQLLQPRVTPEGEYIPLDHQDVDVGFDGGTDRIFLVSPITIVHEIDSASPLYELGRAELARADFELVVILEGMVEATAMTTQCRSSYLPGELLWGHRFEPVLFQRGSQYEVDYRHFHRTYEVPGTPVCSAKELDERAERASQSPKSGFPSSLAAFCYENELALSCCQEEDEEEEATEGDGAEAEDKAASPQVLTPTLALTLPP